The genomic DNA GTATCCCACTTCCGTGGAGCCGTAGAGGTTGTACAGGACGTCGCCGAACTCGGCACGGAATCGCTCGACGATGTCCGTGGGCAATGGCGCCCCGCTGACCAGCACTCCCCGAAGCGCGCTGAGGTCGCAGGAGCCCGCTCCAGCCTCGGCCAATCGTGCGACGACCACCGGAGTCGTGATGATCAACCCCGCGGCATGACGGTGTGTTGCCGCAAGCACCTCCTCTGCTCCCGGTCTCGCGATCATCACCTCCGTCGAGTCGAGCAGAGCCGCAAGTCGATGATTCAGCCAGCCCCACGAATGGAACAGGGGGGCGGCCATCACATGGGTGTCCCGCTCGCGGTACGGCAGCATCGACAACAGTGACACCGTGGCGGACAACGGCGTGCCGGACCTGTCGGCTCCCTTCGGCTTTCCGGTCGTGCCCGAGGTCAAGATGATGTGCCGGCCGCCACCGGCGAGGACCCGCAGGGTCCGCGAGCCCGAAGTGGCGCCGGTCGCCCACCGCTCGGGCTGGGTCAGATTCAGCACCTGAATGCCCACCGGTATCCGCGGCGTCAGGTCCGGATCGGCCAGCACCAACGTGATGCCGTGCTCACTGCACAAGGACGTCACCTGGTCGGCGGTGAAGCCGGGATTCGAAGTAGACGAGGTCGGCCCCGGATCGCGCGACAGCGGCGATCGCCACCGCGAATCCCGCCGAGTTGCGTCCGTACACGGCCGCCGTGCGGCCGGGCGCCAGACCTGTCGTCCGCAAGAAGGCGGTTGTCCGCCGGGTGAGGTCTTCGGCCTGATGCTGGGTGAGGGTCACGTCGTACTGGTCGATCAGGGCGAGTTGGTCGGGGTGGCGGTCGGCGCCGGCGGCCCATCCGATGGCGGGAGACACACCGTGGACCAGCAGATCTCGGCCCAGGCGCACACCGGTGAGCGGGTTGATGGGAACCGTCAGCCCGGACGAACGCCACGCTGAGAAGCCGGCGGTCGTGAGTTGTCGGACTTGGGACAGATCCGGGCGTCTCACCACGTGACCGCTCCGCCGTCGGCAGCGGTCCCGGGGGATTCACCCGGGTCTGCC from Candidatus Nanopelagicales bacterium includes the following:
- a CDS encoding AMP-binding protein yields the protein MTSLCSEHGITLVLADPDLTPRIPVGIQVLNLTQPERWATGATSGSRTLRVLAGGGRHIILTSGTTGKPKGADRSGTPLSATVSLLSMLPYRERDTHVMAAPLFHSWGWLNHRLAALLDSTEVMIARPGAEEVLAATHRHAAGLIITTPVVVARLAEAGAGSCDLSALRGVLVSGAPLPTDIVERFRAEFGDVLYNLYGSTEVGYATVATPQDLARDPDSAGRPLPGVRVELLDDVGEPVRPGRQGHVWVGSAASFDGYVDGDDKDRRGDLVATGDVGYWTSAGTLTIVGRADDLIISGGENVHPSEVEHVLRRCPGVADIAAVGRPDPEYGQRVAVFVVPCDPHADVVADVRRYAKDHLAGYQRPRDITVVSDLPRNETGKVLRRLL
- a CDS encoding AMP-binding protein, with amino-acid sequence MRRPDLSQVRQLTTAGFSAWRSSGLTVPINPLTGVRLGRDLLVHGVSPAIGWAAGADRHPDQLALIDQYDVTLTQHQAEDLTRRTTAFLRTTGLAPGRTAAVYGRNSAGFAVAIAAVARSGADLVYFESRLHRRPGDVLVQ